The genome window catgggttatctctactccaattctttatcttttgtattggattcttaactaTGGTTATaatgcaagttctggaatttatgtttattatttgtttctaaagtttatgccttgggtttggttgaacttcctatgattattagtgtttattatttggctatttgattgctagtaattgaacaagttatttagcactttggctctttaaatcatgattaatctggtaccattaattgtgattatctaaggtgttatttctgcaatgaaaattgagatttaacattagttcaataagtgctaaacatggggagtacactcacgagagtagaggtgcacctatggggttttggtgattaatttcatgtaatttcattgaagaaatgaacttgtaactaatttcataaccatgagaataggtatggattggttattagtataattgattcactacgaaagtaggattcaaatgcataagaaaattacaccataactagcttagatgtagtactcaatgatccaaatatagcacttgcatgaatagttagggataccacaacctaaggagcttttatttgttattgtgtataatttcagtaggttaaatttgttataatttattgatagtctaaataatagagaagctttagtaataccggtaattgttcactcttccttgtgggatcgacccgatatataccctaaactactagttgatctgtatacttgcagtgaacgggtgtaattcggtattttttagcttgcacgtatgtaaaatacccgtcaagtttttggcgccgttgccggggaagatttggcaatatcggtgtgaagagtaactttattagtttagacattttattagttattgtgtgaatgttattttctgtcattttagtattttttgtgtgtatacattttatcacctattcttcttactaattttgctcttaagttgtttaaaagcaattttaggtgatgagaagggtaggacaatttggaggacaatgcttgagaagtggaagattggtaatggatggttaccaagtgcaaagctccttcaacagaggtaaccaagaatttactgaatgtatgtcttttgaagatggtttaaggtgcttaaaggcaaaatttgatgtaattaagttacaagttcaaatggacaccatgatgcatgaaattgagcagaggaggaatgttaatgcttttaattcttatcatgtgatttgtgacttgtgtggaggttatcatgctactaatacatgtatgcaagcacaaaatattGAATATTATGATGAATCaaagcattacaatccttgttttgatcaatatagtgctaattggaacaattctcctgcttatggttgggataatcaatgtacttataataattcttcatatttttacgattaccaacctgaatgtgtccaatatgaatcaaaaccatcttgggagttagttatagaaaaattagctaatgtgacttccgaccgttttgataggattgaggaaaggatAGATGAAttggcttctcactttggtagaatacaagatCAATTacatgtattgtgtgaagttattttctctaataatttgcaaaatgatcctagcatgaatggtgggaatgttgtatgtgaaaatggattgcatttggatgaaaatgatgaatttcaattgtgttttaatgagcaaatatccatttcacatgataatatctttggaactaactttgagcctcaagaggtgagttttaatgactcatttttcacccctcttgaggagtgcattgaaagtataggttctaagggtattgctgcccaagatcctctcatgacatttcctttggtaagttctcaagtggtgcatattcaaggtaatatttatgaaacacttggaatatgtaagtcactttcatttctcctatcaatagatcatgtgacttttgctataaagtcaccatttaatgatccaccacgaccaaaaatggtggattattcgttaactaagcctccttgaaaaatgaggtgaaatagtcaagctattgactttaaagaagcgcttattgggaggcaacccaatgtttgtttaagtttatgttattttggggtgattttatgtttaaagtatatgtttgagttattttgttatttttcatttgtaggtattggaaatggaagcaaaagtgaccaaatgagatgaaaaaggcgaaatttgatcaaggaactcaaacCCTCAATTTTAggaattgttgtttttgatttgttagaaggggttaaaatgcatattttgatcattttacatgtgcatgcattgagaattttagcaaacaaatgatctatgatgcattttgaatgaTTGGGGTAcaaatggtaatttttcaaaattggctttctgcaaaaatttcgcagaagaaaacgcacttgggctgaaaacgcgccttagaatcgcgttttccataatcgcgttttcaattctgcgcctatactgaagaaaacgcgccttcaaaacgcgacaggaagtcgcgttttctaccaagtcgcgttttccaacctgatcaaaaattgaaaacgcgCCTTAAAATACGCGACTCAAAGTTGCGTTTTATAACACAGTCGCGTTTTCGATCCTGCAAGATAtgtgaagaaacgcgacttcacaAAACGCAGCTTGGTGGCGCGTTTTAATGAGTCGcgttttcggaaaaaaaaaaaaattgcagattccttgattctcttttttcttcttttcctcatatattttcttgtaccttgagtcACGAAAACAAAGGATTGAAGTTACGGATCATCATTTTGTTTATTAaacctttgttatcacttttgtttctcattttccatttttaggtttatatcactaatggttaccaAATGGAAGTTATGAAGCACTAAAGATACACGGACAATGGattttgaagcttcatattcaatcgcaacaataggggagtattacttttctttatcttgatttttctttttacacattgaggacaatgtgtatgttaagtgtggggggagaattgagattatatatattgtatgtgattgacttattagttgcaaatattggacttgtgttaaaattcaaaatttttccaaaatcttgtccaaaattgcaaacttgcctcaacaatttttaaattttttttattttatccaagaggtaacaagttccataccattagtagttcaaattccttctacatttgagataaatatatatgatttggaaacttcttttctcatttaacttggaaatgactattatgtgattataatttttgcatttgtaggaaagtatatcttttaaagtggagaaaattatgcctatatttttttgcatatttgatgaaatttcttctctttcttggattttataagttaagtgataaatatggtcaataagtgcaatactcttctcatgattattcttttaaggaatttattattatctttgctgtaaaaagaaaaaaaaaagaagaaagaaaaagaaaaaaaaagatttattctactccaatgattctcgtacttagtaaccgggagtcttcatctacaaatgtcgactttcgcgtaaaacggtacttgaattaagagtatgcaaagcaacttgagtatgtgaagtgttgagtaaccggtgatcttcatctaaaaatgtcgattctcgcgtcaaaagacactttcacaacttaagtaatatttagctacgttatatgaataaatatctgtttaagtagaataaaaaggtgatcatgagtttagaaagtattttattgaccatatgagttacttacttgtaagattgggtaaggatgaaaaattgatttgaatttgttataatgacggtataattggctctcctttacttgatattatgagtacttgaatttaattaaataattgcataatggttatttactttgttttgaggaaatgaagttgaaatgctacatatgtttattttcaaattttggatcattgttggtttgtatttcttattgcttgaggacaagcaatgattcaagtgtagGGGTATTtgacaagggtttattttacgtatttttagtgtgttttattagttaattttggtttgattatttagttttataactaaaataactaaggttttggtaaaaaactacattttatgttaaaatggctaatattgcatttctattgattttaatagtaaaaacttcatttttatgcaggaatgatgattcaaccaccaaaggatgtcaagtgaagtgaaaaatagagatttggtgatgaattcaaagtggtaaaaagaaaaatgaagtgaaaaacgtttaagaaaggaaatgcaagtcaagacagttttgacactcttcagtatttcgactatatatggagctacactgatcggattgaggtgatctttataccaatttaaagctaagaaagagatctacatttggtatgaagacatcaaagtccgattcagccgttttcatagtccaaaagttgaaataccgaaattcaactcagctgtccaaagtggaaaacagagttccgaccagtgtttagtattttcatcatatctcagtctacaaagctccgatttggatgattcttgaagcattggaaagctaactcaaagggctacaactttggtgttttgcacaaaagccagttcagcctttatgatagagaaaatcgcagttgaaataaggacaaagtgaatacgcgagtacacaaaacgtgacttgtaaccgcgttttgtgtaggcgcgttttctggccgaaattctgcaatttgactcagccATTTCccttgtgttcataccactttccagctataagatgcaagggaattcggtgcacatgcttcagaagacaaaatggCAGACAatatggcttattttcaagtcaaaaacaatggtttttgactatcttaacaaaatGAGATTTGAAGAATCATAGCAGCAAATTTGGACTGGGAGAAGAGGAACTTTTCATgagtttatatgcagagacagaggattcattcattcattatcATACGGGAGAGAACttgaagtgcagaaatgtagttctttcatttccttagtgtaggatagtgtagtaagtgtagttaatccattcttgtataatagctagattaggatgaagatggagatgaagaaggaggaattgaagctcaagtgacatgggttatctctactccaattctttatcttttgtattggattcttaactaTGGTTATaatgcaagttctggaatttatgtttattatttgtttctaaagtttatgccttgggtttggttgaacttcctatgattattagtgtttattatttggctatttgattgctagtaattgaacaagttatttagcactttggctctttaaatcatgattaatctggtaccattaattgtgattatctaaggtgttatttctgcaatgaaaattgagatttaacattagttcaataagtgctaaacatggggagtacactcacgagagtagaggtgcacctatggggttttggtgattaatttcatgtaatttaattgaagaaatgaacttgtaactaatttcataaccatgagaataggtatggattggttattagtataattgattcactacgaaagtaggattcaaatgcataagaaaattacaccataactagcttagatgtagtactcaatgatccaaatatagcacttgcatgaatagttagggataccacaacctaaggagcttttatttgttattgtgtataatttcagtaggttaaatttgttataatttattgatagtctaaataatagagaagctttagtaataccggtaattgttcactcttccttgtgggatcgacccgatatataccctaaactactagttgatctgtatacttgcagtgaacgggtgtaattcggtattttttagcttgcacgtatgtaaaatacccgtcagaaagcttattataattattttttacatataatttattcttgttttatttgtttacacTATTAGAAAAATTCAAGGTAGGTAAATTGTATAGTGTATAAAACTAATATGTACTTGTCATAATAAAAAAAGCGTATATTACTAGCAATTTGAATATTTAAAAAGATATTACCAAACTAGAACTTTAATTTACTTAATACTTAAAAATATATCCCATAAAAATAAAGTGCttaatatttttattacttttttatgCATGGTTGATTAATCACAATTATTGTCATTGAATTTGTCATTGTTGTTATTAAAAatcaaattattttaaattctagATGCATTGATTTAAATAATATACGAAATAGTCTATACGCATAGATAGTATATGCTTTGTTATAGCATAGATTTTATGATAATTATTACTTccaataaaaacaagtaaaaaaagatagaaataaataaaaaaataagtttaagaagatcaaaattaatatatagataataatagtaaaaaagaaagaaagtagtTGGTCACatgagagaaaggaaaaaaaaaaaaaaaaatatatatatatatatatatataaagaaaaaaggacaagtagataaagagaaaaaagaaataaaataataattaatatagAAGGAGCATTTTGTTGTGAAACATAAAATAAGGGGGCAAAGTGCCTATTTATTGAGTTTTAGGGGGAGGTATGGAGTTTTAGGGTGAGGGTTAAAGAAACCTTCATTCAATGGAAGGAAAAAGACAACATTTATATCCCACCTTTAGCCTAAACACTTATTTTGTGTTTACATTAAAACAAACACAATTGTTTCCAATTTAACGATGATTGTTTGTCAGAGAGCTTTTACCTTAATTAACAAGTCGATAGAATTCTATcaatgtgaaaattcttatttcTGTATACCACTAATATACTCCAGTGATCACTTTGTTTGATGTTAAGTAGGTCCTAAATATATATACGAAATTCTTGAGCCTTGTATTTTCAGCAAATTTATGCTTACAAATTAATGAAATTTCCCTAGAACgttgttgaaattttgaaatctatatctatatctcACCTGCTAAAAGAAATCTCAAAACGTACGAGTTTATTATCCTACGaatagtgtatatatatatatatatatatatatattttaagtgacaaaattttatgTCCCACCATCCCACTGGTAAAATGATATGTCAATAACAAACTCTTTTAAACATTTGTAATTTAAActaaatttgaatattttaagATGATTAAGATTTTTTTCTTATAATGTTTATAATGTCTAAGGAGATGCTATgtatttatgatgtttacggaACTAAcatgtaataacaattaatcAAAAAAGTAACAATTAAACCTGCGTACTCCCATACCAGTCTTTTTGAAAGGGTGCCGGTCATGAAAGCGGTTTTGACACCATTCAATAAAGGAGGAGGGAATCATTTTAAGGCGAAAATGTTGCCCGCTAGCTCTTCAATTAGAGTTCATCACAAAGCAGTATTGGGTTGCAAACCCAAACTGTGAATGCTATGTTTGGCACCCCTGAAGCTCGATACATTACATCATTAACCAGAAAGGTGGGAATTCAGGATGGATAGACTTTCCGGGAAAATGGGGTTCAATTGTACCATTTTCCAAGTTGAAAATTCCCATGTCTAGACCCCCTCCATCTCGGTCACCCCAGAAATTATCCGGATCATCATCCGTAAAGTAGATGCAATTGGGTTTCAAGGATCCATTATACTTGTATGCAGGCAAAGACGCAGATGGATTTCTACCAAGGAATAATGCCCGGTCTCCCAAACCGCTCACCTCAGTCCATTTGTAAGGATATTCATTATCATCAATATTTTCTTCTAAATGATCATGACAACCAAGCCTGTCCTCCAGCTTCAGAACAGAAAAACCAATTGTGTAATAATTCAGCACTTCACCATCTTCAGTTTCCTCGCCTCCACGAGTACGAGAAACCAGTAAAAGATCTCCTGATGACTCAACCAGGTACTTTTGAGTGTAATCTGGAGGTTCATAAGGAATTGGTGCAATTATTTTCGCTCTTGGTCCATCGCCACCCCTCTTGTCATCATCGATGTCACAAGCAACCACACTTCCATGGCAATCCACTGCATACAGTTTGTCCTGGTGGAAAATAATATCCTGATAAGCCTTAGAAGGGACACGAATGTTAGTCCACACCTCATCTCCTAGCCTTGCAAACGCTAATATCCTCACTTCGCCATATATTGCAGCTATAACACAGCGGTCCTGATGAGTGTGATCATCATGCAAACCAGTCTTTTCATCCAGCCAAGGATTTGAGGACAATGCTACCTTTTCTACAAACATACGAAAGCGTTCCTGAGGCCTATATTCGTGATGGTAGGCATAATGATCACTAAAGGCAAGCATGGAAGGAAGGGAAATCTGTTTACGGGTGAAGGGATGCACAAGACTAATTTGTAAATCATGGCCTAAAGTGAAGATGCATCCGTAAGATGCTCCCACACAGTTCCTGCCCGAAGCTTCGGGCAACTCAAATTCGTACGCCTTCAAAGTTGACAAGTTAAAGAAACGTCGAATTTTAGGTGCATCTTTTAATCCATCTTCATCCTCAACAAGCACGAACCATGGTGGTAAAGGAGGTGATTCCTCCTTCGAAGCATAACGGGACACAGATTGATATATTTCGCAATCAAGGCAGAAGAATATGTCATCAGTTTCTACCTTTCCCTTAGCCTCGTCCTCAGCATGCAGGAGCCAAGCAGGTACGAGAGGTTTCTGCTTTAAAGTACATGATGCAGATTGCCATGTTTTACAAGAAGCACAGTAAAAAATGTCATCAAGTCCTACCTTTTCCTCCTCAGCAAGCACCAGCCATGGAGGCAAAGGTGGCTTCTCCTTTAAAGTAAGCGATGCAAATTGCCACGGCTTGCATACTGCGCGGAAGACAATAAAGTCATGGCCAGCAAGTCGTTGGGCTACCTGTGCCAGCAACTCTGGCATAAGATTAGCCCAATCCGCCATATATCATGTCAAGCGCGAAGATGATCTGCGCAACAAGGACAAAAAGGGTTTTGCAACTGGTAACAAATTTCAAtcttaaaaaaagaaacaaatacatATGGATTCCTTCAGCATGCATAGACACGAACTACACCACAAAACGAATTTTATTGGAGAGTTAACAAAGCGTCAACTAGTGGTAGTTCTTTTATGAGCGTCATTAGGAGAGTCGATGCAATCTATTTTGATGTTTATGTAAATATCCACAGCATCAATATTCAACCTACGTAAAAATTCAGTTAATATATTCATGTTATGTAGTCTAAAAGTTAGATTAATCACACTCAGTAAAATTCGAAATGCCCGAGTGATTCCCTTTCAAAATGAATAACTAACCCAATTGAGTAAGCGAAGTAAATCTTTAAGCACATTTGCACAGAGTACAATTGCTACTGATAATTTAGGACTCGTAACGAGTGAATTAATGTAACTGAAAGCTGAAAGTTTGGTATGCTAACTTGCGACTTTTCTTGGATAGCAAATGTCCAACTTTTCGTCGACTAATTCCAACGTGCATTCTCTATGTTTCACCCTATAGTTTTCGAAACATCCCAAGTCACTTCACTACTTATGTGATCAATGAAAGTAGGCAATGTAAGGTTCAGGCATCATTCTTACATAATTCTTGGAGACTTATAATGTGCACAACGGATTTCTCTCACTctattatattactatttttcattcataaatatcatattttaatttttttgtatttctttaaaatccaataactactaactgagtaatacacaaaattttaaaaactcaaaaaatcaaaatacataACAATTTAGGGTCAAGCGGGTGCAAAAATTTAGAAGAGAGAAGTCAGCGCAAGTCTTGCAAGAGTATTAGGCATTAAAGTTCCAAGCAACTGCAAAGCATATCCACGTATCTAGTTTTACgttaccgcacaaataatgaTATTGGATGTTCATTTGTACTTTACCCAAAAGACGAACAAAATACAAATACGGGTTTGTTTCGATaggaatgatttgaaaaaaaagtaatttatttgcatcacaaacacaagttttaacaaatttttttatcttttcaatcaccttttttatctcatatatatcatatcataaaaaattacaacaagtgttacagtaattatttccagtaactatttcaaataatctcctatccaaacacactcagtaCACAGAAGCCAAaagaacaaacaaaaataattagttGAAGATGTTTAAAAGGCAGAGCTAAGCAGGCGCACCTTTAATTGTATGAGAGAGCGATGCAGAGAGAAGTGGCAGGGCAGTAGGGTTAGATGATTAAGGAAGAGATTATATACATAAGCACCAGAAGAGGACAGGAAAAGGAGGAAAGGAAACTAATCAAAGAAGGAAACGATTATAAGAAAGGAAGTTTTGGTTATTGGAATATAGGTGTTTCCAAAACTTTTGGAATAACAACAATGTGAATTAGGGTCTCAGAAAAAGTTTATCAAGGAATTACgtatttggggaaaaaaaaaaaagagcaaaatgaAATATCTCACTATTGCAATGAAAGGGAAATGACTATTTTGCCTGTTAAATAAAGGAGTAATACGTCCTACAAGAAATTAGTATAAATTTTTTACACTTGCTGGGGCCTGGGGGCCTTTGGGTTCCATGACACAATCAAGACATCTTtgcttacccaaaaaaaaaattcaatcccCGAAGCATAGGCAAGAGAGTTCCCACCAAGCAATCCTTCAAGAAGCATCCGAAATTTTCAAAAGCTGGCAATGGAATTGATGTTTGCAATTGTGAGAAGTATCAATGTCCAATTGAAAATTGGGGATACTGGTGTTTACTGACGAATGAAAATAAGTATAGAGCTGTTAAAACCAACGAATTCCTTCTGGAAGCACAATCAAGTGACTTACATCATGGTCTGGTTTTCTGTAATCACAAGAGTGAATTCACTCTGCCATAGATCTATCTCCATACAACAATCGGCTCATCTATCAGTGTGTTGCATCTGATAGCATCAAGACTCAAAAATTGAACCATAAACGATCTCAACCTCAGTGTCTAGCCCAGTGCGTGTGTATTCTCAAAATTTGACTTGTTCTTTGCTCCTTGGggtataaaaaattttagccAGGATAAATAGAGCCTTCATGAAGCATTTACAGATTATAGGCATTTGAAACTCAGAACTAGTGAATTCTTAGATATGGCCAGATCAGACAAGTTCTACCAACTTATTTTGGCACTGTATCTTCTTAGTTTTGCTTCAATCTACCACTTCAAGCATTGTCCAGAATTGTTGATCCGATCCTCTTGAATATCTTGTTTCTTTGAAACTTGCAACAGGGCAATCGATCCTCTTCCAAGGGAACCTAAGATATTGATTTGAACGTTCATCTACATTACCTTTGACATACCTTTGCATCACTGCATGCATTGTAATGTTTACCGTCAACTTGGTATTCGTTTTAGACAATAACTTGATAACGGATGTCAGCCATGCAGCGTTGAAAGCAATTATCATCCAAGCTTCCTCTCATGGATTGTCACTTCTCTGTGGTGTTTTAGGCGAGGTTTTGAAACTTGGCACTTAACCTCTTTCAATAACTCATGAAACATGGAAAAAGAGAGGTTGCTCATGAAACATGTTTATTG of Coffea arabica cultivar ET-39 chromosome 5c, Coffea Arabica ET-39 HiFi, whole genome shotgun sequence contains these proteins:
- the LOC140007842 gene encoding putative F-box protein At5g55150 → MADWANLMPELLAQVAQRLAGHDFIVFRAVCKPWQFASLTLKEKPPLPPWLVLAEEEKVGLDDIFYCASCKTWQSASCTLKQKPLVPAWLLHAEDEAKGKVETDDIFFCLDCEIYQSVSRYASKEESPPLPPWFVLVEDEDGLKDAPKIRRFFNLSTLKAYEFELPEASGRNCVGASYGCIFTLGHDLQISLVHPFTRKQISLPSMLAFSDHYAYHHEYRPQERFRMFVEKVALSSNPWLDEKTGLHDDHTHQDRCVIAAIYGEVRILAFARLGDEVWTNIRVPSKAYQDIIFHQDKLYAVDCHGSVVACDIDDDKRGGDGPRAKIIAPIPYEPPDYTQKYLVESSGDLLLVSRTRGGEETEDGEVLNYYTIGFSVLKLEDRLGCHDHLEENIDDNEYPYKWTEVSGLGDRALFLGRNPSASLPAYKYNGSLKPNCIYFTDDDPDNFWGDRDGGGLDMGIFNLENGTIEPHFPGKSIHPEFPPFWLMM